In Carya illinoinensis cultivar Pawnee chromosome 16, C.illinoinensisPawnee_v1, whole genome shotgun sequence, a single window of DNA contains:
- the LOC122298949 gene encoding glucan endo-1,3-beta-glucosidase 6-like gives MAPSPTGRTRTRPTRKTRRRKHFKKRQLVQHSKINQEEASRSLPSNSSTPSCNDFSKIGDIDFDQGVHHEVPSSGCSTPKAQRFNQGFMSHISGGRGTLMRPVTVDAYLFSLIDEDAKSIDPGNFERHWGVFTYYGVPKYPLNLGTTNSGSLVPARNVDFLDRKWCVMKPSAKLDDPQVQPSVSYACGRADCTSLGYGTSCGNLDARGNISYAFNSYYQRNNQLDTACKFPNLSMITKTDPTVGDCRFGIMIEPYYGGAERTLGCLQMPLTNSKTHAHA, from the coding sequence ATGGCTCCATCTCCAACtggaagaacaagaacaaggcCAACCAGAAagacaagaagaagaaagcatTTCAAGAAGCGGCAGCTTGTTCAGCACTCCAAGATCAATCAAGAAGAAGCATCGAGAAGTTTGCCTTCAAACTCTTCCACCCCAAGCTgcaatgatttttcaaagatcGGCGACATAGATTTTGATCAGGGTGTTCATCATGAAGTCCCCTCAAGCGGCTGCTCCACTCCAAAAGCTCAGAGGTTCAACCAAGGTTTTATGTCTCATATATCGGGTGGAAGAGGGACCCTTATGAGACCTGTGACAGTCGATGCATATCTATTTAGTTTGATTGATGAGGATGCTAAGAGTATCGATCCAGGAAATTTTGAACGCCACTGGGGGGTATTTACTTATTATGGGGTACCAAAATACCCACTTAACCTTGGTACCACAAATTCAGGATCCTTGGTTCCGGCAAGAAATGTGGACTTCTTGGATCGCAAGTGGTGTGTGATGAAGCCATCGGCTAAACTTGATGACCCACAAGTGCAACCAAGCGTGAGTTATGCCTGTGGACGTGCTGATTGCACTAGCCTTGGCTATGGGACATCTTGCGGAAATTTGGATGCTCGGGGGAACATCTCTTATGCATTTAACAGTTACTACCAGAGGAATAATCAACTTGATACTGCCTGCAAGTTTCCCAACCTTTCAATGATCACTAAAACCGACCCCACGGTTGGAGATTGTAGATTTGGGATAATGATCGAACCATATTATGGAGGTGCAGAAAGGACACTTGGATGTCTCCAAATGCCACTGACAAACAgcaaaacacatgcacatgcatga